The following proteins are co-located in the Myxococcus fulvus genome:
- a CDS encoding site-2 protease family protein produces the protein MRETRGALQVGSLRGIPVRVHFSLLLVLPLLAYVFGGAFRRAAEVAAVPEEQLWGAPWGWGLGVAVGLFASVFVHELAHTLYALARGGQVRSITLMMVGGVSELSEAPPRARDEALMALVGPLTSLALAGLLALATWGVAGTGSFNLQFACFYLASLNLFLGVFNLLPAFPMDGGRILRALLAGRMGMVRATQVASVVGRGFALLFGVWGLATFNPFLMVIAFFIFMGADGEAKQVRMKATLEKVRVAELMTPRWMGVDVGASLEEALWEFRVERRTALPVTEEGRPLGRVAVEAVRAVPAGERTRRQVREVMRPAPVARLEEDGWQALRRMAEEGSPLLLVVDADGRLAGTLEVGDVERGLTLFQNREERAERDARRWREERPA, from the coding sequence ATGCGCGAGACGCGAGGTGCGTTGCAGGTGGGCTCATTGCGCGGCATTCCCGTCCGCGTGCACTTCTCGCTGCTGCTCGTGTTGCCGTTGCTCGCGTATGTCTTTGGGGGCGCGTTCCGGCGGGCCGCGGAGGTGGCGGCGGTTCCGGAGGAGCAGCTGTGGGGCGCGCCGTGGGGGTGGGGGCTGGGCGTGGCGGTGGGGCTGTTCGCGTCGGTGTTCGTGCACGAGCTGGCGCACACGCTCTACGCGCTGGCGCGGGGCGGGCAGGTGCGCTCGATAACGCTGATGATGGTGGGCGGGGTGTCGGAGTTGTCGGAGGCACCGCCGAGGGCCCGGGACGAGGCGCTGATGGCGCTGGTGGGGCCGCTGACGAGCCTGGCGTTGGCGGGGCTGCTCGCGTTGGCCACGTGGGGTGTGGCGGGCACGGGCTCGTTCAATCTGCAGTTCGCGTGCTTCTACCTGGCGAGCCTGAATCTGTTCCTGGGGGTGTTCAACCTGCTGCCCGCGTTCCCGATGGATGGCGGGAGGATTCTGCGGGCGTTGCTCGCGGGGCGGATGGGGATGGTGCGCGCGACGCAGGTGGCGTCGGTGGTGGGGCGGGGGTTCGCGTTGCTGTTCGGGGTGTGGGGGCTGGCGACGTTCAACCCGTTCCTGATGGTCATCGCGTTCTTCATCTTCATGGGCGCGGATGGCGAGGCGAAGCAGGTGCGGATGAAGGCCACGTTGGAGAAGGTGCGGGTGGCGGAGTTGATGACGCCGCGCTGGATGGGCGTGGACGTGGGGGCGTCGCTGGAAGAGGCGCTGTGGGAGTTCCGGGTGGAGCGGCGCACGGCGTTGCCGGTGACGGAGGAGGGCAGGCCGCTGGGGCGCGTGGCGGTGGAGGCGGTGCGCGCGGTGCCGGCGGGGGAGCGGACGCGGCGGCAGGTGCGCGAGGTGATGCGCCCAGCGCCGGTGGCGCGGCTGGAGGAGGACGGGTGGCAGGCCCTGCGTCGCATGGCGGAGGAGGGGTCTCCGCTGCTGCTGGTGGTGGACGCGGACGGGCGACTGGCGGGGACGCTGGAGGTGGGTGATGTGGAGCGCGGGCTGACGCTCTTCCAGAACCGCGAGGAGCGGGCGGAGCGGGATGCACGGCGGTGGCGCGAGGAGCGGCCCGCGTGA
- a CDS encoding laminin G domain-containing protein, whose product MPRTTHPRWTAKRAALATLLLAPMAAGAVSQKLRYRFDTVTTPVTTVTDDSGKGHTGTVQTNNGATVTAVTGFEGLGVKFPSVCDGTGCPLANITTPDATDLNPGTALFTFGARVRLTLADLSTAHGSNLVQKGLASTAQWKLQLDDAVQGRPSCVVRTTGGVNPIIVKSSVGVADGVWHKVACQRTSTTLTILVDNVARGSALLPATYDISPTGQAVNVGAKSVGNNNDQYHGEIDDVYFNLD is encoded by the coding sequence ATGCCCCGAACGACACATCCCCGATGGACGGCGAAGCGCGCGGCGCTCGCGACGCTGCTGCTGGCCCCCATGGCGGCTGGCGCCGTGAGCCAGAAGCTGCGCTATCGCTTCGACACCGTCACCACGCCCGTCACCACCGTCACGGATGACAGCGGCAAGGGCCACACCGGCACGGTGCAGACGAACAACGGCGCCACGGTGACGGCGGTGACGGGCTTCGAGGGCCTCGGCGTGAAGTTCCCCTCCGTCTGTGATGGCACAGGCTGCCCCCTGGCGAACATCACCACCCCCGACGCGACCGACCTGAACCCCGGCACGGCGCTCTTCACCTTCGGCGCCCGCGTCCGCCTTACGCTCGCCGATCTCTCCACGGCCCACGGCTCCAACCTCGTGCAGAAGGGGCTGGCGAGCACCGCGCAGTGGAAGCTCCAGCTCGACGACGCCGTGCAAGGCCGACCGAGCTGCGTGGTCCGCACCACGGGCGGCGTGAATCCCATCATCGTCAAATCGTCGGTGGGCGTCGCCGATGGCGTCTGGCACAAGGTCGCCTGCCAGCGCACCAGCACCACGCTGACCATCCTCGTCGACAACGTCGCTCGCGGCAGCGCGCTGCTCCCGGCAACCTACGACATCAGCCCCACGGGCCAGGCCGTCAACGTGGGCGCCAAGAGCGTCGGCAACAACAACGACCAGTACCACGGCGAAATCGACGACGTTTACTTCAACCTCGACTGA
- a CDS encoding TIGR02269 family lipoprotein codes for MSVIPIGLSVLREDFLHETTDALESDRRHGLGWSSISAIATATSPRSPSLDGSRLVKHHLFPQEELLARWFARHGINIHEFTMVVPEHLHLRVHNPGGRGGPWNAAWREYMNANLHRRRIPKEELLRKSLELAFRFDIAGPIVPYYGHPIPPPGPQLFADP; via the coding sequence ATGTCAGTCATCCCTATCGGCCTGTCCGTCCTCCGGGAAGACTTCCTCCACGAGACTACCGACGCTCTGGAATCCGACAGGCGGCACGGCCTCGGATGGTCTTCCATTTCGGCTATCGCTACGGCTACCTCCCCGCGTTCCCCATCGCTAGATGGGAGCCGGTTGGTCAAACACCACCTCTTCCCGCAGGAGGAGTTGCTGGCGCGGTGGTTCGCGCGTCATGGCATCAACATCCATGAGTTCACGATGGTCGTGCCCGAGCACCTGCACCTGCGAGTCCACAATCCAGGTGGGCGGGGCGGGCCCTGGAACGCGGCCTGGCGTGAGTACATGAACGCGAACCTGCACCGTCGACGCATCCCGAAGGAGGAGCTGCTTCGCAAGTCCCTGGAGCTTGCGTTTCGATTCGACATCGCCGGACCCATCGTGCCCTACTACGGACACCCGATTCCTCCGCCGGGGCCTCAGCTCTTCGCGGACCCATGA
- a CDS encoding double-CXXCG motif protein → MKYFRVEQEPSSRYSGELNAAPRWGLPGVEPCPLCGLSGATLGLEYPCVDLSSLPPEELSRLSDPSPVSQEELERLRELVRPFAPANAVLDAGAELGPLTGTGSGTFGPFFMPAGWSLCLRREAMDALQTEGVRGLLGAPVAVKFRTQSPPSLMSLQMDVQGRFHSEALAWTRKPPCPRCGISDVEGPMPDPIVLDARSLPEGVDLFRLADAPGIIIATERLRDAVTRLSFDGVTFRAVEAR, encoded by the coding sequence ATGAAGTACTTCAGAGTCGAGCAGGAGCCCTCCTCGCGCTACTCGGGGGAGCTGAATGCCGCCCCTCGCTGGGGACTCCCTGGGGTCGAGCCCTGTCCCCTGTGCGGACTTAGTGGTGCCACCCTCGGTCTCGAATATCCCTGCGTGGACTTGTCCAGCCTCCCGCCCGAGGAGCTGTCGCGGTTGTCCGACCCTTCTCCCGTGTCGCAGGAGGAGCTCGAGCGCTTGCGCGAGCTGGTGCGTCCCTTCGCGCCCGCGAACGCGGTGCTCGATGCGGGAGCCGAGCTGGGCCCCCTGACGGGGACGGGCTCCGGCACGTTCGGCCCGTTCTTCATGCCCGCGGGGTGGTCCCTGTGCCTGCGTCGCGAGGCGATGGATGCACTTCAGACCGAGGGAGTCCGAGGTCTTCTCGGTGCGCCTGTCGCCGTGAAGTTCAGGACGCAGAGTCCACCGTCACTGATGAGTCTGCAGATGGACGTCCAGGGGCGGTTCCATTCCGAGGCGCTCGCGTGGACCCGCAAGCCGCCATGTCCGAGGTGTGGCATCAGTGACGTGGAGGGCCCGATGCCGGACCCCATTGTCCTCGACGCACGCTCGCTGCCGGAGGGCGTCGACCTCTTCCGACTCGCGGACGCTCCGGGCATCATCATCGCCACGGAGCGGCTCCGGGACGCGGTGACCCGACTGTCCTTCGACGGCGTGACGTTCCGGGCGGTCGAGGCGCGTTAG
- a CDS encoding aminotransferase class I/II-fold pyridoxal phosphate-dependent enzyme, which produces MPTYPSSPREAFHLLRALSEDLAHAERRAQARVELRELAELSRDQPESAPLRLVTVTVAVGASQERLELFLLPSIFAPESWAYTFLEGLLSVPLDEYAGKRLVEVGAGSGWICIALAKFTRLAHVHGADLNPHSPVVARCNAWLNGDETLVSRLSFAESDLLRGVPTQPSWDFVVGCIPQVLRTEELPGELSQADEQALYDLSNYCTLQNVYEDHFGLGLIARLLDEAPERLALTGKLLLNLAGRPGRPIIERMFTRRGFSTRVRVARRVRQAADTDIRPLVALEQRTGREFEFFMEAHSPEPLRAATALGWLQSGHAVWHEVAVWEAHLSRPRETLALRQSLRGLGIPALQEELDLGAASPEQLGFVAALSERLAKGPLLPYAHEAGDASFRRQLVRYLERYFGLRLSAEELFVAPEREQAVYSLLLATCDAGDEVLVSRNLHPLYARALEKAGVRATVTHTTLEEIRRLLSAFDVKMVLLTVEKGERTNLSVLRDIIAEASRRGIWVVLDESAFFNITGEVEPLTLFEFLAREPYAPNLVVLYGLVKNAVWPDLELTLLLPVPEPLRADLEVAAEVTYSRISTLAQWFYERTFADLLSFRISFAEPEPPGPRRHPVAPLPRSSRIQALSAFPAFAPKVFREDDAELVRLDYGENEGPLPEPLVEGLIAAAAAPRESGAQTGLSEAVAAFLLETRAVRYTPEELVLAPGVWPLIHHLGVALKKRLGRAPRVFLTTPCYGVLPPTFLSAGCQVDQGTLSELLSRRGQGGFVPDAVVISQPSNPTGVYVAREELVALANYVVEQRCLLVSDEIFGLVNLTSPTAETVHSPVTLEGAVPGVGARTVVLGGLSKEFAAGGLRVGWLATRDRALASAMREAGPGVLHLVTARAAAYLYAAYARSPDGQLLYPARHRSLRAFLTKMRRELAEKRDLLAAVLPSEARAEVGDAGGLFLAPRVTSWLGRTVDGERLTPESLPRIVYEHTHVVLNGGPWSSDPERVRAVFSIPRDKLVKACERLKAFGAKLQSSS; this is translated from the coding sequence ATGCCGACCTATCCGTCATCACCTCGAGAGGCCTTCCACCTGCTGCGCGCGTTGTCGGAGGACCTGGCCCACGCCGAGCGTCGCGCCCAGGCGCGGGTGGAGCTTCGCGAGCTGGCGGAGCTGTCGCGCGACCAGCCCGAGTCGGCCCCGCTGCGGCTGGTGACCGTGACGGTGGCGGTGGGCGCCTCGCAGGAGCGGCTGGAGCTGTTCCTGCTGCCCTCCATCTTCGCCCCCGAGTCCTGGGCCTACACCTTCCTGGAGGGACTGCTCAGCGTCCCGTTGGATGAGTACGCCGGCAAGCGGCTGGTGGAGGTGGGCGCGGGCTCGGGGTGGATCTGCATCGCGCTGGCGAAGTTCACCCGGCTGGCGCACGTGCACGGCGCGGACCTCAACCCGCACTCGCCCGTCGTCGCGCGCTGCAACGCGTGGCTCAATGGGGACGAGACGCTGGTGTCGCGGCTGTCCTTCGCGGAGAGCGACCTGTTGCGCGGCGTCCCGACGCAGCCCTCGTGGGACTTCGTGGTGGGCTGCATCCCCCAGGTGCTGCGCACGGAGGAGCTGCCCGGGGAGTTGTCGCAGGCCGACGAGCAGGCGCTGTACGACCTGTCGAACTACTGCACGTTGCAGAACGTGTACGAGGACCACTTCGGCCTGGGGCTCATCGCGCGGCTGCTCGACGAGGCGCCCGAGCGACTGGCGCTGACGGGGAAGCTGCTGCTCAACCTGGCGGGCCGTCCGGGCCGTCCCATCATCGAGCGCATGTTCACCCGGCGCGGCTTCTCCACGCGGGTGCGGGTGGCACGGCGGGTGCGGCAGGCGGCGGACACGGACATCCGTCCCCTGGTCGCGCTGGAGCAGCGCACCGGGCGCGAGTTCGAGTTCTTCATGGAGGCCCACAGCCCCGAGCCCCTGCGCGCCGCCACCGCGCTGGGCTGGCTGCAGTCGGGCCATGCCGTATGGCACGAGGTGGCCGTGTGGGAGGCGCACCTGTCGCGTCCTCGCGAGACGCTGGCCCTGCGCCAGTCGCTGCGAGGGCTGGGCATCCCCGCGCTGCAGGAGGAGCTCGACCTGGGCGCCGCCTCGCCCGAGCAGCTCGGCTTCGTCGCGGCGCTCTCGGAGCGGCTCGCGAAGGGGCCGCTGTTGCCGTACGCGCACGAGGCGGGGGACGCGTCGTTCCGGCGTCAGCTGGTGCGCTACCTGGAGCGCTACTTCGGCCTCAGGTTGTCGGCGGAGGAGCTGTTCGTCGCGCCCGAGCGAGAGCAGGCGGTGTACTCGCTCCTGCTCGCCACGTGCGACGCGGGCGACGAGGTGCTGGTGTCGCGCAACCTCCACCCGCTCTACGCGCGGGCGCTGGAGAAGGCGGGCGTGCGCGCCACGGTGACGCACACGACGCTGGAGGAGATTCGCCGGCTGCTGTCCGCCTTCGACGTGAAGATGGTGCTGCTCACGGTGGAGAAGGGCGAGCGCACCAACCTGTCCGTGCTGCGCGACATCATCGCGGAGGCGTCGCGGCGGGGCATCTGGGTGGTGCTGGACGAGAGCGCCTTCTTCAACATCACCGGCGAGGTGGAGCCGCTCACCCTCTTCGAGTTCCTGGCGCGCGAGCCGTACGCCCCCAACCTGGTCGTGCTCTACGGCCTGGTGAAGAACGCAGTGTGGCCGGACCTGGAGCTGACGCTGCTGCTCCCCGTGCCGGAGCCGCTGCGCGCGGACCTGGAGGTGGCGGCCGAGGTGACGTACTCGCGCATCAGCACGCTGGCGCAGTGGTTCTACGAGCGCACCTTCGCGGACCTCTTGTCCTTCCGCATCTCCTTCGCGGAGCCGGAGCCGCCCGGGCCCCGCCGTCATCCGGTGGCGCCGCTGCCGCGCTCCTCGCGCATCCAGGCGCTCTCGGCCTTCCCCGCCTTCGCGCCTAAAGTGTTCCGCGAGGACGACGCAGAGCTGGTGCGCCTGGACTACGGCGAGAACGAGGGGCCGCTGCCCGAGCCGCTCGTGGAGGGGCTCATCGCCGCCGCCGCCGCGCCCCGCGAGTCCGGCGCGCAGACGGGGCTCTCCGAGGCCGTGGCCGCCTTCCTGCTGGAGACGCGCGCCGTGCGCTACACGCCCGAGGAGCTGGTGCTCGCGCCGGGGGTCTGGCCGCTCATCCACCACCTGGGCGTCGCGCTCAAGAAGCGCCTGGGCCGCGCGCCCCGCGTCTTCCTGACGACGCCCTGCTACGGCGTGCTGCCGCCGACGTTCCTCTCCGCCGGGTGCCAGGTGGACCAGGGCACGCTGTCGGAGCTGCTCTCGCGACGAGGGCAGGGCGGCTTCGTCCCGGACGCCGTCGTCATCTCGCAGCCCTCCAACCCCACGGGCGTCTACGTGGCGCGCGAGGAGCTGGTGGCGCTCGCCAACTACGTGGTGGAGCAGCGCTGCCTGCTGGTGTCCGACGAAATCTTCGGCCTGGTGAACCTCACCAGCCCCACGGCGGAGACGGTGCACAGCCCGGTGACGCTCGAGGGCGCGGTGCCGGGCGTGGGCGCGCGCACGGTGGTGCTGGGCGGCCTGTCCAAGGAGTTCGCCGCGGGCGGGCTTCGCGTCGGGTGGCTCGCCACGAGGGACCGCGCGCTGGCCTCGGCGATGCGCGAGGCGGGCCCGGGCGTGCTGCACCTGGTCACCGCGCGCGCGGCGGCCTACCTGTACGCGGCCTATGCGCGCAGCCCGGACGGCCAGCTCCTCTACCCGGCGCGACACCGCTCCCTGCGCGCCTTCCTCACGAAGATGCGACGCGAGCTGGCGGAGAAGCGCGACCTGCTCGCGGCGGTGCTCCCGAGCGAGGCGCGCGCGGAGGTGGGTGACGCGGGCGGACTCTTCCTCGCGCCCCGGGTGACGTCCTGGCTGGGGCGCACGGTGGACGGCGAGCGGCTCACGCCGGAGAGTCTGCCGCGCATCGTCTACGAGCACACGCACGTGGTGCTCAACGGCGGCCCCTGGTCCTCGGACCCGGAGCGGGTGCGCGCCGTCTTCTCCATCCCCCGCGACAAGCTGGTGAAGGCCTGCGAGCGATTGAAGGCCTTCGGCGCGAAGCTCCAGTCCTCCTCCTGA
- a CDS encoding class I SAM-dependent methyltransferase produces MPNLLDLPRQALMDLRSRLSHLPLVSQLPLRNVVPDSLALSSPAPQDSALSDPARVLAWQKACARYVKPGQVVMDVCAGAGLRTFAAATRHPRRLYAVDPSRLLDTTQWVARRNGLEHIDFVRAQPWSFQPPEKVDVLLHELLGEALFDAGLVPRMLDLRSRLLRPGGRILPNRFEVFVEPVQLRDEACLPFIWSQRIPGVDYSCLQTLREAMNPSYFTRVVRSYEVDHLLCEPEPAFAFDLETMTADGLPQRVRYERPVMEAGRVDGFCLFYKVAFDAELSFTVSPLRGQNPAGMTFLRVDPRDFARNELLSFELELADPGDVGTWRWHFR; encoded by the coding sequence ATGCCCAATCTGCTCGACCTGCCTCGGCAGGCGTTGATGGACCTGCGCTCGCGGCTGAGCCACCTGCCGTTGGTGTCGCAGCTGCCGTTGCGCAACGTGGTGCCGGACAGCCTGGCGTTGTCGAGCCCGGCGCCGCAGGACTCGGCGCTCTCGGACCCGGCGCGGGTGCTGGCGTGGCAGAAGGCGTGTGCGCGGTACGTGAAGCCGGGGCAGGTGGTGATGGACGTGTGCGCGGGGGCGGGCTTGCGCACGTTCGCCGCGGCGACGCGTCATCCGCGGCGGCTGTATGCGGTGGACCCCTCACGGCTGCTGGACACCACGCAGTGGGTGGCGCGGCGCAACGGGCTCGAGCACATCGACTTCGTGCGCGCGCAGCCGTGGAGCTTCCAGCCGCCGGAGAAGGTGGACGTGCTGCTGCACGAGCTGCTCGGCGAGGCGCTCTTCGACGCGGGGCTGGTGCCGAGGATGTTGGACTTGCGCTCGCGGCTGCTCAGGCCCGGCGGGCGCATCCTCCCCAACCGCTTCGAGGTCTTCGTGGAGCCGGTGCAGCTTCGCGACGAGGCGTGCCTGCCCTTCATCTGGAGCCAGCGAATCCCGGGCGTGGACTACAGCTGCCTGCAGACGCTGCGCGAGGCGATGAACCCGTCCTACTTCACGCGCGTGGTGCGCTCGTACGAGGTGGACCACCTGCTGTGCGAGCCGGAGCCCGCGTTCGCCTTCGATTTGGAGACGATGACGGCGGACGGTCTGCCCCAGCGCGTGCGCTACGAGCGGCCGGTGATGGAGGCGGGGCGCGTGGATGGCTTCTGCCTGTTCTACAAGGTGGCCTTCGACGCGGAGCTGTCCTTCACGGTGTCGCCGTTGCGAGGCCAGAACCCCGCGGGCATGACGTTCTTGCGCGTGGACCCGCGCGACTTCGCTCGCAACGAGCTGTTGTCCTTCGAGCTGGAGCTGGCAGACCCGGGGGATGTGGGCACCTGGCGCTGGCACTTCCGCTGA
- a CDS encoding WS/DGAT/MGAT family O-acyltransferase, with the protein MNQERMASVDALWFHMEEPANLMMITAVLGFEGRLDFERLRELVRTRLVECYPRFRQKVVMGRLGQPQWEEAQDFSLDAHLQRLQVPAPGDRAALESLVSEWMSTPLERSRPLWQFHVLEGGDGGDVLLARLHHCLSDGIALARVLLTLTDGDGAQAVAPESSRTAPREGGLAKWMRGARAVAGTARTVLRKGAELAAEPILAGDLVRQGALGAAALGKLMVVTPDPRTPLRGPLGTRKRAAWSSPIPLERVKAVGKALGGTVNDVLLAALTGALRRYLEARNVPPEDLHAVVPVNLRPLDEPVPRELGNRFGVVLLRLPVHLAEPRRRLHELSRRMDLVKKSPEAVVTFGALELLGYTPAPLERVVVDVFATKASLVATNVPGPRQPVSLAGVKLRALTFWVPQAGHLGLGVSLFSYAGQVTVGVAADELRVPDPHALIDHFHAELEALSDVVTQVA; encoded by the coding sequence ATGAACCAGGAGCGGATGGCGAGTGTGGACGCGCTGTGGTTCCACATGGAGGAGCCCGCCAACCTGATGATGATCACGGCCGTGCTCGGCTTCGAGGGCCGGCTGGACTTCGAGCGGCTGCGCGAGCTGGTGCGCACGCGCCTGGTGGAGTGTTATCCGCGCTTCCGCCAGAAGGTGGTGATGGGCCGGCTGGGTCAGCCGCAGTGGGAGGAGGCCCAGGACTTCTCGCTGGACGCGCACCTGCAGCGCCTCCAGGTGCCGGCCCCGGGAGACCGCGCGGCGCTGGAGTCCCTGGTGAGCGAGTGGATGAGCACGCCGCTGGAGCGCTCGCGTCCGCTGTGGCAGTTCCACGTGCTGGAGGGTGGGGACGGGGGCGATGTGCTGCTCGCGCGGCTCCATCACTGTCTGTCGGATGGCATCGCGCTGGCGCGGGTGCTGCTGACGCTCACGGATGGGGACGGTGCGCAGGCGGTGGCGCCGGAGTCCTCGCGGACAGCGCCTCGTGAGGGGGGCCTCGCGAAGTGGATGCGCGGGGCGCGCGCGGTGGCGGGCACGGCGCGGACGGTGCTGCGCAAGGGCGCGGAGCTTGCCGCGGAGCCCATCCTCGCGGGAGACCTGGTGCGGCAGGGGGCGCTGGGGGCCGCGGCGCTCGGCAAGCTGATGGTGGTGACGCCGGACCCGCGCACGCCACTCCGGGGGCCCCTGGGGACTCGCAAGCGCGCGGCGTGGTCCTCGCCCATTCCGCTGGAGCGGGTGAAGGCCGTGGGCAAGGCCCTGGGCGGCACGGTGAACGACGTGCTGCTCGCGGCGCTGACGGGCGCGCTGCGGCGCTACCTGGAGGCGCGCAATGTCCCTCCCGAGGACCTGCATGCCGTTGTGCCGGTGAACCTGCGTCCGCTGGATGAGCCGGTGCCTCGTGAGCTGGGCAACCGGTTCGGCGTGGTGCTCCTGCGGCTGCCGGTGCATCTGGCCGAGCCTCGACGAAGGCTCCATGAGCTGTCGCGGCGCATGGACCTGGTGAAGAAGTCCCCCGAGGCGGTGGTGACCTTCGGCGCGCTGGAGTTGTTGGGCTACACGCCCGCGCCGCTGGAGCGGGTGGTGGTGGATGTCTTCGCCACGAAGGCCTCGCTGGTGGCCACCAACGTGCCGGGGCCCCGACAGCCGGTGTCGCTCGCGGGCGTGAAGCTGCGCGCGCTCACGTTCTGGGTGCCCCAGGCGGGACACCTGGGGCTGGGGGTGAGCCTGTTCAGCTACGCGGGGCAGGTGACGGTGGGCGTGGCCGCGGATGAGCTGCGCGTGCCGGACCCGCACGCGCTCATCGACCACTTCCACGCGGAGCTGGAGGCGCTGAGCGACGTGGTGACGCAGGTCGCGTAG
- a CDS encoding sigma-54-dependent transcriptional regulator, with the protein MSESLKGTVLLVDDDPAVAKVLGALLGQAGLATHTARNGTEALALLERWPVDVVVSDVRMPGMDGMQLLAEMGRLWPDVPVILITAHGTVPLAVEAMKAGAADFVLKPFDREEILFTIRKALLRAQGEATNEPLRTPSAFVGGSQRMMEAQALLAKAATGMATVLLRGESGTGKELAAKAVHDGSPRHAGPFVKLHCAALPDTLLESELFGYEKGAFTGAATRKPGRVELAHGGTLFLDEIGDISLAVQVKLLRVIQERELERLGGTQTVKVDVRFVAATHQPLEDLVKAGRFREDLFYRLNVVPLWLPSLRERPEDIEPLARHFLDIHARTNGKPPFTLTPDGLAVLRAQPWPGNVRQLQNFLERLVVLSDGQTLTGDDVSRELARQPGLTTPVLTPPQGVTALASPAAESGRTLESQRKGTEKQALVDALARAGDNRTLAARLLGISRRTLYNKLEEHALL; encoded by the coding sequence GTGAGTGAGTCGTTGAAGGGAACCGTGCTGCTGGTCGATGACGACCCGGCGGTGGCGAAGGTGCTGGGTGCGCTCCTGGGTCAGGCGGGCCTGGCCACGCACACGGCGCGCAACGGGACGGAGGCGCTCGCGCTCCTGGAGCGCTGGCCGGTGGACGTGGTGGTCAGCGACGTGCGTATGCCCGGCATGGACGGCATGCAGTTGTTGGCCGAGATGGGCCGGCTCTGGCCGGATGTCCCCGTCATCCTCATCACCGCGCACGGCACGGTGCCGCTGGCGGTGGAGGCGATGAAGGCGGGCGCCGCGGACTTCGTGCTCAAGCCCTTCGACCGCGAGGAGATTCTCTTCACCATCCGCAAGGCGCTCCTGCGCGCGCAAGGTGAGGCGACGAACGAGCCGCTGCGCACCCCGAGCGCCTTCGTCGGCGGCAGCCAGCGGATGATGGAGGCCCAGGCCCTGCTCGCGAAGGCGGCCACGGGCATGGCCACCGTGCTCTTGCGCGGAGAGTCCGGCACCGGCAAGGAGCTGGCCGCCAAGGCCGTGCACGACGGCAGCCCCCGGCACGCGGGCCCCTTCGTGAAGCTGCACTGCGCCGCGCTGCCGGACACGCTGCTGGAGAGCGAGCTGTTCGGCTACGAGAAGGGCGCCTTCACCGGCGCCGCCACGCGCAAGCCCGGCCGCGTGGAGCTGGCGCACGGCGGCACGCTGTTCCTGGACGAGATTGGCGACATCTCCCTCGCCGTGCAGGTGAAGCTCCTGCGGGTCATCCAGGAGCGGGAGCTGGAGCGGCTGGGCGGAACGCAGACGGTGAAGGTGGACGTCCGCTTCGTCGCCGCCACGCACCAGCCGCTCGAGGACCTGGTGAAGGCGGGGCGCTTCCGCGAGGACCTCTTCTACCGCCTCAACGTGGTGCCCCTGTGGCTGCCGTCACTGCGCGAGCGCCCCGAGGACATCGAGCCGCTCGCGCGCCACTTCCTGGACATCCACGCGCGCACCAACGGCAAGCCGCCCTTCACGCTCACCCCGGACGGGCTCGCGGTGCTCCGCGCCCAGCCGTGGCCGGGCAACGTGCGCCAGCTCCAGAACTTCCTGGAGCGCCTGGTGGTCCTCTCCGACGGACAGACGCTCACGGGCGACGACGTCTCGCGCGAGCTGGCCCGCCAGCCGGGGCTCACCACGCCCGTGCTCACGCCGCCCCAGGGCGTCACCGCGCTCGCGAGCCCCGCCGCCGAGAGCGGCCGCACGCTCGAGTCCCAACGCAAGGGCACCGAGAAGCAGGCCCTGGTGGACGCGCTCGCGCGCGCGGGCGACAACCGCACGCTGGCGGCCCGGCTGCTCGGCATCAGCCGCCGGACGCTCTACAACAAGCTGGAGGAGCACGCCCTGCTGTAG